Proteins co-encoded in one Bacteroidota bacterium genomic window:
- a CDS encoding YfiR family protein, which yields MSFGFMQNFDTNAKIKAVFLYNFTRYFEWPEGKKTGNFIIHMVGKNEALLKELNKMAESKMVGNQKMEVINTPTFDGRTKPHMLFILPDASKSLNDIVAKMKGKGALIIAEKDGAAKTGAAINFVVIDNKQKFEYSKTSAVKAGLKTSEDFKALAIAID from the coding sequence GTGAGCTTCGGTTTTATGCAAAACTTTGACACCAATGCCAAAATCAAAGCCGTATTCCTTTACAATTTTACTCGTTATTTTGAATGGCCGGAAGGTAAGAAAACCGGCAACTTCATCATTCACATGGTGGGTAAAAACGAAGCCTTATTGAAAGAACTCAATAAAATGGCAGAGAGCAAAATGGTGGGTAATCAAAAAATGGAGGTCATTAACACGCCAACTTTTGATGGTAGAACCAAACCTCATATGTTATTTATTTTACCGGATGCCAGTAAGTCATTAAATGATATTGTTGCTAAAATGAAAGGCAAAGGCGCCTTAATTATTGCCGAAAAAGACGGAGCCGCCAAAACAGGAGCCGCTATCAACTTTGTGGTAATAGACAATAAACAAAAATTTGAATACAGTAAAACAAGTGCCGTAAAGGCGGGATTAAAAACCAGCGAGGATTTTAAAGCCCTTGCCATTGCGATAGATTAA
- a CDS encoding sigma-70 family RNA polymerase sigma factor, producing the protein MLYKAEYNQLDDNELIRRYCEEDNTNYLGILFKRYSHLVLGLCIKYLKNEDEAQDLVMNIFEKLTADLKKHKIEFFKSWLYTYSKNMCLMELRKKQSQLKKDIELQDNKVLFMDSGSDLHLNSNDEKENTISQLETALSTLSKEQKQCIILFYYKNKSYNEIVDITGFNANEVKSYIQNGKRNLKNKITELQNGQ; encoded by the coding sequence ATGCTATATAAAGCCGAATATAATCAACTAGATGATAACGAGCTAATTAGAAGGTATTGCGAGGAGGATAACACCAACTATTTAGGCATACTTTTTAAACGTTATTCGCATTTGGTATTAGGTTTATGCATTAAGTATCTTAAAAATGAGGATGAAGCACAGGATCTTGTGATGAATATCTTCGAGAAACTAACAGCCGACCTCAAAAAGCACAAAATCGAATTTTTTAAAAGCTGGCTTTACACTTATTCCAAAAACATGTGTTTGATGGAACTTCGTAAAAAGCAATCGCAGCTTAAAAAAGACATTGAACTTCAGGACAATAAAGTATTGTTTATGGATTCGGGTTCGGATTTACATCTCAATTCAAACGATGAGAAAGAAAACACGATCTCGCAATTGGAAACGGCTCTCAGCACTTTAAGTAAAGAGCAAAAACAATGCATCATCCTGTTTTACTATAAAAACAAATCGTATAACGAAATTGTGGATATAACAGGATTTAATGCAAATGAAGTAAAGAGTTATATACAAAACGGAAAAAGGAATTTGAAAAATAAAATAACAGAATTACAAAATGGCCAATAA
- the ribD gene encoding bifunctional diaminohydroxyphosphoribosylaminopyrimidine deaminase/5-amino-6-(5-phosphoribosylamino)uracil reductase RibD has translation MQNHDKYMKRCHELALNGLGFVAPNPMVGCVIVKGGEIISEGWHKKYGEAHAEVNAIKNLPDHFDYSDCELYVNLEPCSHHGKTPPCSDLIIDKKIKKVIIGNLDTNPLVAGKGIEKLKKAGIEVVSAILEKEGRDLNKRFFTFHEKKRPYIILKWAQTANGFISRWPLSDIKEDNWITCQNSKLLVHEWRSHEQAIMIGTNTAINDNPELTVRHVRGNNPIRIVIDRQLKLDSRLNVFNSDAKTIVVSEREKENHNNISYLTLDKAHFNVKNIFESIARQNISSVFVEGGAMLLDSIIKSGLWDEARVFVNPNLEFKNGIAAPEFDLSKGVKSNSGTDLLFSFTNNS, from the coding sequence ATGCAAAACCACGATAAATACATGAAACGCTGCCACGAATTGGCCTTAAACGGACTCGGCTTCGTGGCTCCCAATCCAATGGTGGGATGTGTAATTGTAAAAGGAGGCGAAATAATTTCGGAGGGCTGGCACAAAAAATACGGCGAAGCCCATGCTGAAGTAAACGCCATCAAGAATTTACCCGATCATTTTGATTATAGTGACTGCGAATTGTATGTGAACCTCGAACCATGTTCGCATCATGGAAAAACACCTCCTTGCTCCGATTTAATAATTGATAAAAAAATCAAGAAAGTAATTATTGGAAACTTAGATACGAATCCTTTGGTGGCAGGAAAAGGAATTGAAAAATTAAAGAAAGCCGGTATAGAAGTTGTATCGGCCATTTTAGAAAAAGAAGGGCGTGATTTAAACAAACGCTTTTTTACTTTTCATGAGAAAAAAAGGCCTTACATCATCTTAAAATGGGCGCAAACAGCGAATGGATTTATCAGCCGATGGCCGCTTTCGGATATAAAAGAAGATAACTGGATTACGTGCCAAAACTCAAAATTACTGGTTCACGAATGGAGATCGCATGAACAAGCGATTATGATTGGAACTAATACGGCCATTAACGATAATCCCGAACTAACGGTGAGGCATGTAAGAGGCAATAACCCAATACGTATTGTTATTGACCGACAATTAAAATTGGACAGTCGGTTAAATGTATTTAATAGCGATGCAAAAACGATTGTGGTTAGCGAAAGAGAAAAGGAAAATCATAACAACATAAGTTATTTAACTTTAGACAAAGCTCATTTCAACGTCAAAAACATTTTTGAATCAATAGCAAGACAAAACATATCCAGTGTATTTGTTGAAGGTGGCGCCATGTTACTGGATTCAATTATTAAGTCCGGATTATGGGATGAAGCACGTGTTTTTGTAAATCCGAATTTAGAATTTAAAAACGGAATTGCTGCGCCTGAATTTGATTTAAGTAAAGGTGTAAAAAGTAATTCAGGAACAGACTTATTATTCTCTTTCACCAATAATTCATAA
- a CDS encoding SpoIIE family protein phosphatase — MAFKFTIGRKIGTGFGTLIALTVVAFVLTLFTLTDSKTKTETVVGQVAPSVAALKEFNFMLQRSQTLISKWYYSKNVNDPGRDKLHKLITVDYPKKRQEIHEFSKKWTNEKELQTWRNIKNKTEKIFFTYQQDIMAPLNSLEAYEDASIYFIAQDALSTAENDLKILYEDLDQLIQSKQKNAEDVRDQMFSSFNFLERFVKYIGFALVFGGILVALFTVRSIVKPVQQLKKMLLSMGLGILPKERIEYRTDEIGEMGTALNNLIESMERTTEFAKQTGAGNFDAYYKPLSEYDSLGQALVKMRDDLAENERSLEQKVIERTEEVVRQKEEIENKNQELESLYKQVTDSIHYAKRIQEAILPPDKLIQKHLPNSFVLYKPKDIVSGDFYWMDTKNDDVYFAAVDCTGHGVPGAFMSLVGSNLLKDAFNNPSLTSPAQIMDKLNEGVASTLHVGQGEKDAKDGMDMTLCSINYKKMELQFAAAFNPLYIIRDGQLIQHKADKFPVGAFIGEPRKFTNNTVQLQKGDVVYIFSDGYADQFGGPKGKKFMAGTFRNLLLEISSMPPAEQKKYLDNTIESWRGPLEQVDDILIIGVKI, encoded by the coding sequence ATGGCATTTAAGTTTACAATCGGTAGAAAAATAGGCACTGGCTTCGGTACGTTAATTGCATTAACGGTAGTGGCTTTTGTACTTACACTTTTTACCTTAACTGATAGCAAAACTAAAACCGAAACAGTGGTAGGGCAGGTAGCTCCATCTGTAGCGGCATTGAAGGAGTTCAACTTTATGTTGCAACGTTCACAAACGTTAATATCGAAATGGTATTATAGTAAAAATGTGAACGATCCTGGTCGTGATAAGCTCCATAAATTAATTACTGTCGATTATCCTAAAAAGCGTCAAGAGATTCATGAGTTTTCGAAAAAGTGGACAAACGAAAAGGAATTACAAACGTGGAGAAACATAAAAAATAAAACAGAGAAAATTTTCTTTACGTACCAGCAAGATATCATGGCTCCATTGAATTCCTTGGAAGCTTATGAAGATGCTTCTATTTACTTTATCGCACAGGATGCGTTATCTACAGCTGAAAATGATTTAAAGATTTTGTATGAAGATTTAGATCAATTAATCCAATCGAAGCAAAAAAACGCAGAGGATGTTCGTGACCAGATGTTCTCCTCATTTAATTTCTTAGAACGTTTTGTAAAATACATTGGTTTTGCATTGGTGTTTGGTGGAATTTTAGTAGCATTATTTACCGTTCGCTCTATCGTAAAGCCTGTACAGCAACTGAAGAAAATGCTCTTATCCATGGGGCTTGGTATCTTACCAAAAGAACGTATCGAATACCGCACGGATGAAATCGGTGAAATGGGTACTGCTCTTAATAATCTCATTGAGTCGATGGAACGTACCACCGAATTTGCTAAACAAACGGGTGCCGGTAATTTCGATGCTTATTATAAACCTTTAAGTGAATACGACAGTTTAGGACAAGCACTTGTGAAAATGCGTGATGACTTAGCGGAAAACGAGCGTTCACTCGAGCAAAAAGTGATTGAACGTACTGAGGAAGTTGTTCGTCAAAAGGAAGAAATTGAGAATAAGAATCAAGAGTTGGAAAGTCTCTATAAGCAGGTAACCGATAGTATTCATTATGCAAAACGTATCCAGGAAGCAATTTTACCACCTGATAAATTAATTCAAAAGCATTTACCAAATTCTTTTGTGCTTTATAAGCCGAAGGATATCGTTTCCGGTGATTTTTACTGGATGGATACTAAAAACGACGACGTGTATTTTGCTGCCGTAGATTGCACAGGTCATGGTGTGCCGGGTGCATTTATGAGTTTGGTGGGTTCTAACTTATTAAAGGATGCTTTTAATAATCCTTCTTTAACTTCTCCTGCACAAATAATGGATAAATTGAATGAAGGTGTTGCCAGTACTTTGCATGTTGGACAAGGAGAAAAGGATGCGAAAGATGGTATGGATATGACATTGTGCTCCATCAATTATAAAAAAATGGAATTGCAGTTTGCTGCCGCGTTTAATCCGCTTTATATCATCCGCGACGGACAGCTCATTCAGCATAAAGCCGATAAATTCCCTGTTGGCGCTTTTATCGGTGAGCCTAGAAAGTTTACCAATAATACAGTTCAGCTTCAAAAAGGCGATGTGGTTTATATCTTTTCCGATGGATATGCCGATCAGTTTGGTGGGCCAAAAGGAAAGAAATTTATGGCCGGAACATTCCGTAATTTACTTCTGGAAATCAGTTCTATGCCTCCGGCAGAACAGAAAAAATATCTTGATAATACCATCGAGTCGTGGCGCGGTCCGCTCGAACAAGTCGACGATATCCTCATTATTGGGGTTAAAATCTAA
- a CDS encoding PD40 domain-containing protein produces the protein MKKLLGLILFLVANFAQAQIANGTYAQYFKEGNYLMLEENYGLALKNYLSAYELDSSSANINYNVGVCYLKSPTKKADAEAKLVKAVANVAKNYRMDDPTEKSAPPLAYFYYAQALHINYKFDEAIANYAKFEKYVEGDKQWKKEIEYYKRQANYAKEQIATPINVQITNLGDSINGEYPDFSPVLSADERTIIYTTRRPNSTGQEKTPDGQFFEDIVVSYKDDNGKWSSPKPLSDYVNTNGHEASVALSADGQTLIVFKDDGGNGNIYYSQWDGKTWGGLQDFGSDINTKHWEPHACFNVDGTVLYFTSDRPGGFGGRDIYRCVKLPNGKWSKALNLGASINTEYDEDSPFMHPDGKTFFFASKGHKSMGGFDLMFCLVDENGKFSESFNLGHPINTPDDDVFYTTSPDGRRAYFSSAKDGGYGEKDIYMISIQGVGEKQLALFKGQIVPAEGETLPEDLVIVVTDKLTGENIGTYKPKMANGTFAVILPPGKEYNFSYQAPKGEEFYNEDIYVTNELTYQEIKREVNLEPVKLLGKIKVRDKGILLNTIVLNNAKEKKGVEGATITVKDKDGKTQTYTTNDKGKKDGIILQPDNNYTIVTEFGGKKTEATVSTKGIKGNKTVSQILYLDGKTKTSAYALSLDVVVYKSESDKTPVTNANIILVGNDNSKYEGTTNEKGELTGIALETDVNYNLTAKSGDATSEKSLFTTNNTKANKVYKKTLFLEGAPVSTKPFTVNKYEYYFTYNKNKLDSAQEVWDGFINKLVMVSKKKAVTVAIEASASKVPTMISFKNNKELAASRAARTKEKIIEAVEARGGNVKRLKFTLHSSVGGPAWHNDHIERRQVFEKYQYVKARIVQ, from the coding sequence ATGAAGAAACTTCTAGGGCTTATTCTGTTCCTTGTCGCAAATTTTGCACAGGCACAAATTGCAAATGGAACCTACGCTCAATATTTTAAAGAAGGTAATTATTTAATGCTGGAAGAAAACTACGGACTGGCATTGAAAAATTATTTATCCGCTTATGAGTTAGATTCGTCTTCAGCGAATATTAATTATAATGTTGGGGTGTGTTATTTAAAATCACCAACTAAAAAAGCGGATGCGGAAGCGAAATTAGTAAAAGCGGTTGCTAATGTGGCTAAGAATTACCGAATGGATGATCCTACAGAAAAAAGCGCTCCTCCTTTAGCTTATTTCTATTACGCACAAGCTTTACATATCAATTATAAATTCGATGAAGCAATAGCAAATTATGCAAAATTTGAAAAATATGTGGAGGGTGATAAACAATGGAAAAAGGAAATCGAATATTATAAACGTCAGGCTAATTACGCTAAGGAACAAATTGCAACACCTATTAACGTACAAATTACAAATTTGGGTGACAGCATTAACGGTGAATATCCTGATTTCTCACCGGTATTAAGTGCAGATGAAAGAACAATTATTTATACAACTCGTCGTCCTAATAGTACCGGACAAGAAAAAACGCCTGACGGACAATTCTTCGAAGATATCGTTGTTTCGTATAAAGATGATAATGGTAAATGGAGTTCTCCAAAACCTTTAAGCGATTATGTAAACACCAACGGTCATGAGGCTTCAGTGGCTTTGAGCGCTGACGGACAAACATTAATAGTATTTAAGGATGATGGTGGTAATGGAAATATTTATTACTCACAATGGGATGGAAAAACCTGGGGTGGCTTGCAGGATTTTGGATCTGATATTAATACTAAGCATTGGGAGCCACATGCATGTTTTAATGTAGACGGAACGGTGTTATACTTTACTTCTGATCGTCCTGGTGGATTTGGTGGTCGCGATATTTATCGTTGTGTGAAATTACCGAATGGAAAATGGAGTAAAGCTTTAAACTTAGGAGCAAGCATCAATACAGAATATGATGAGGATTCTCCTTTCATGCATCCGGATGGCAAAACTTTTTTCTTCGCATCCAAAGGACATAAATCAATGGGTGGATTTGATTTAATGTTTTGTTTAGTAGATGAGAACGGAAAGTTTTCTGAGTCGTTTAATTTAGGGCATCCTATTAACACGCCTGATGATGACGTGTTTTATACCACTTCACCGGATGGACGTCGTGCATATTTCTCATCAGCAAAAGATGGAGGTTATGGCGAAAAAGATATTTACATGATATCTATTCAAGGTGTAGGTGAAAAACAATTAGCTTTATTTAAGGGACAAATTGTACCTGCGGAAGGCGAAACTTTACCTGAAGATTTAGTAATTGTGGTAACAGATAAATTAACCGGTGAAAACATCGGAACCTACAAACCAAAAATGGCGAATGGAACTTTCGCTGTTATCTTACCTCCCGGCAAAGAATACAATTTCTCTTATCAGGCTCCAAAAGGAGAAGAGTTTTATAACGAAGATATTTATGTAACCAATGAATTAACTTATCAAGAGATCAAACGTGAAGTAAATCTTGAACCGGTTAAATTACTTGGTAAAATTAAAGTTCGCGATAAAGGTATTTTATTAAATACAATTGTATTGAATAATGCGAAAGAGAAAAAAGGTGTAGAAGGAGCAACCATCACTGTGAAAGATAAAGATGGCAAAACTCAAACTTACACAACCAATGATAAAGGAAAGAAAGATGGAATCATTTTACAACCGGATAATAATTATACGATTGTAACGGAATTCGGCGGAAAGAAAACAGAAGCTACCGTAAGTACTAAAGGCATCAAAGGTAACAAAACAGTATCTCAGATTTTATACCTCGATGGCAAAACAAAAACATCTGCTTACGCACTTAGTTTAGATGTAGTAGTTTATAAAAGTGAAAGCGACAAAACGCCTGTTACAAACGCTAATATTATTTTAGTTGGTAACGATAACAGTAAGTATGAAGGTACAACCAACGAGAAAGGTGAATTAACCGGAATTGCTTTAGAAACAGATGTGAATTACAATTTAACCGCTAAATCAGGCGATGCTACTTCTGAGAAAAGCTTATTTACTACCAATAACACTAAAGCTAATAAAGTTTACAAGAAAACCTTGTTCTTAGAAGGAGCTCCGGTTAGCACGAAACCATTTACTGTAAACAAATACGAATACTATTTCACTTACAATAAAAACAAACTGGATTCTGCACAAGAGGTATGGGATGGCTTTATTAATAAATTAGTAATGGTGTCGAAAAAGAAAGCAGTGACTGTTGCTATTGAAGCAAGTGCTTCTAAAGTGCCTACCATGATTTCATTTAAAAACAATAAAGAACTTGCTGCTAGTAGAGCTGCAAGAACAAAAGAGAAAATCATTGAGGCTGTAGAAGCTCGCGGTGGTAATGTTAAGCGTTTAAAGTTCACCCTGCATTCTTCAGTTGGCGGACCGGCATGGCATAACGACCATATTGAACGCCGACAGGTCTTCGAAAAATACCAATACGTAAAAGCACGAATTGTTCAATAA
- the ffh gene encoding signal recognition particle protein, with the protein MFDNLSDKLDRAFKVLKGHGKITEINVAETLKEVRKALLDADVNYKVAKQFTDTIKEKALGQNVLTAISPGQLLIKITHDELTQLMGGQKEEIYLGGSPTIILMSGLQGSGKTTFTGKLANYLKTKKGKKPLMVACDVYRPAAIDQLHVLGEQIGVEVFSNKEEKNPIKIAEAAIKQAKENGNSVVLIDTAGRLAVDEVMMTEIAELKKAVKPNEILFVVDSMTGQDAVNTAKAFNDRLDFDGVILTKLDGDTRGGAALSIKSVVNKPIKFIGTGEKMDALDVFYPERMSDRILGMGDVVTLVERAQEQYNEEEARKLSKKIAKNQFDLNDFLSQLQQIKKMGNIKDLVGMIPGIGKAVKDADINEDAFKHIEAIIYSMTPAERSKPELINGSRRQRIAKGCGQNISEVNKLLKQFEDTRKMMRMMNDKNAMSKLMRNMPKMPGQ; encoded by the coding sequence ATGTTCGATAATTTAAGTGATAAGTTAGACAGGGCCTTTAAAGTTTTAAAAGGTCATGGAAAGATTACAGAAATAAACGTTGCTGAAACTTTAAAAGAGGTTCGTAAAGCTTTATTAGACGCTGACGTTAACTATAAAGTTGCTAAGCAGTTTACAGATACCATTAAGGAAAAAGCGCTAGGACAAAATGTATTAACAGCCATTTCTCCGGGTCAACTCCTCATTAAAATCACACACGATGAGTTAACGCAATTAATGGGCGGACAAAAAGAAGAGATTTATCTCGGTGGAAGTCCAACTATTATTTTAATGAGCGGTTTACAAGGTTCAGGTAAAACAACCTTCACAGGAAAGCTCGCCAATTATTTAAAAACTAAAAAAGGTAAAAAACCTTTAATGGTAGCTTGCGACGTGTATCGTCCGGCTGCTATTGATCAATTGCACGTATTAGGCGAGCAAATTGGTGTGGAGGTTTTTTCCAATAAAGAAGAAAAGAATCCGATTAAAATTGCAGAAGCTGCTATTAAGCAAGCCAAAGAAAATGGAAACAGTGTTGTGCTGATAGATACTGCCGGTCGTTTAGCGGTGGATGAGGTGATGATGACGGAGATTGCCGAATTAAAAAAGGCAGTTAAACCAAATGAGATTTTGTTTGTGGTGGATTCCATGACAGGTCAGGATGCAGTAAACACAGCCAAAGCATTTAATGACCGATTGGATTTTGACGGTGTTATCTTAACCAAATTAGATGGTGATACACGCGGTGGTGCGGCCTTGTCGATTAAATCGGTGGTAAATAAGCCGATTAAGTTTATTGGTACAGGCGAAAAAATGGATGCTTTGGATGTATTCTATCCTGAGCGTATGAGTGATCGTATATTGGGAATGGGTGACGTTGTAACATTAGTGGAGCGCGCGCAAGAACAGTATAACGAAGAGGAAGCAAGAAAATTATCGAAGAAGATTGCCAAGAATCAATTTGATTTAAATGATTTCTTAAGTCAGTTACAACAAATTAAAAAAATGGGTAACATCAAAGACTTAGTAGGCATGATTCCTGGCATTGGAAAAGCAGTGAAGGATGCCGATATAAATGAAGATGCTTTCAAGCACATTGAAGCAATTATTTATTCAATGACTCCTGCCGAAAGGAGTAAGCCTGAGTTAATAAATGGTTCCAGAAGACAAAGAATTGCGAAGGGTTGCGGACAAAACATCAGTGAGGTAAATAAATTACTGAAGCAATTTGAAGATACCCGTAAAATGATGCGCATGATGAACGATAAAAACGCTATGAGTAAATTAATGCGTAATATGCCTAAAATGCCTGGACAATAG
- a CDS encoding 2-oxo acid dehydrogenase subunit E2 — MAQFDLIMPKMGESVAEATIIKWTKNEGDKIKTDETVLEIATDKVDSEIPSPFEGVLVKKLFKEGDVVQVGAVIAHISSDAAAGTTSTSTAPVAETKTAAVIETKSATATVASANVDFSKSDKFYSPLVKNIAKEEGISLEELDNIKGTGQDGRVTKADILAYLPNRNKQTAPVQKTATTTTTTSETSKSVSVGDNAIIVNRPAVSVGAGDEIIEMDRMRKIIADNMVISKHVSPHVTSYVEADVTNLVLWRDKAKKEFEKREGEKLTFTPLFIEAVAKAIKDFPMINVSVDQTGTKIIKRKNINIGMAAALPTGNLIVPVIKNADEKNLIGITKAVNDLATRARANKLQPDEIQGGTFTLTNVGNFGNVMGTPIILQPQVAIMAVGTIKKKPAVIETPQGDMIGVRHFMFLSLSYDHRVVDGSLGGSFLRKVADYLETWDTTRSI; from the coding sequence ATGGCTCAGTTTGATTTAATTATGCCCAAGATGGGTGAGAGTGTTGCAGAAGCGACGATTATTAAATGGACAAAAAACGAAGGTGATAAAATTAAAACTGACGAAACAGTTTTAGAAATCGCTACCGATAAAGTGGACAGTGAAATTCCTTCGCCATTTGAAGGTGTATTGGTTAAAAAATTATTTAAAGAGGGTGACGTAGTTCAAGTGGGGGCTGTAATCGCTCATATTTCTTCTGATGCTGCAGCCGGAACTACATCTACTTCAACAGCTCCTGTTGCTGAGACAAAAACCGCTGCTGTGATTGAAACGAAGAGTGCAACGGCAACTGTTGCTTCAGCGAATGTTGATTTCAGTAAATCGGATAAATTTTATTCTCCATTGGTGAAAAACATCGCTAAGGAAGAAGGAATTTCATTAGAAGAATTAGATAACATCAAAGGAACTGGACAAGACGGACGAGTAACCAAAGCAGATATATTAGCTTACTTACCAAACCGTAACAAGCAAACTGCTCCGGTTCAAAAAACTGCCACTACTACCACTACTACCAGTGAAACTTCAAAATCAGTTTCAGTTGGTGATAACGCTATTATTGTTAATCGTCCTGCTGTTTCAGTAGGTGCCGGTGATGAAATCATCGAAATGGATCGCATGCGTAAAATTATTGCCGATAACATGGTAATTAGTAAGCATGTTTCTCCACACGTAACTTCATATGTAGAGGCGGATGTAACTAATTTGGTATTATGGAGAGATAAAGCGAAGAAAGAATTTGAAAAGCGTGAAGGCGAAAAGTTAACGTTCACTCCATTATTTATTGAGGCTGTAGCTAAAGCCATTAAAGACTTCCCAATGATTAACGTATCCGTTGATCAAACCGGAACTAAAATCATTAAGCGTAAGAATATTAATATTGGTATGGCAGCAGCTTTACCAACCGGTAACTTAATCGTGCCTGTTATTAAAAATGCGGATGAGAAAAACTTAATCGGCATTACCAAAGCGGTGAATGATTTAGCAACACGTGCTCGTGCCAATAAATTACAACCCGACGAAATTCAAGGTGGTACTTTTACTTTAACCAATGTAGGAAACTTCGGTAACGTAATGGGAACTCCAATCATTTTACAACCTCAGGTGGCTATTATGGCCGTTGGAACAATTAAAAAGAAACCGGCAGTTATTGAAACACCACAAGGTGATATGATTGGTGTTCGTCACTTTATGTTCTTATCCCTTTCATACGATCACCGCGTTGTAGACGGTTCTTTAGGCGGAAGCTTCTTACGTAAAGTAGCTGATTACCTTGAGACATGGGATACCACTCGCTCAATCTAA
- a CDS encoding outer membrane beta-barrel protein, producing MKKNILVIVIITFSISLTSQNKNNRFGIFIGAGSQKYKGDLGNGFTLKNNCWYGTYSAQFSYYLNKYFDGGVFLTAGNYGFSQPDDIKMKEVLSDDRCPGCFGRKGIGNVSARLYSAGAMAKFKFANGFLLNENFPVRPYIYAGASVVELVDVMKMKCVQPGRYYSFNVGFGFKYYLTDNINIGYNMALGRFTSDHLDYKIKNGDNDMYLQQTLNVGIDLF from the coding sequence ATGAAAAAAAATATTCTTGTTATTGTAATAATTACTTTTTCGATAAGTCTTACTTCTCAAAATAAAAATAATCGTTTTGGTATTTTTATTGGCGCTGGTTCTCAAAAATACAAAGGCGATTTAGGCAATGGTTTTACCCTAAAAAATAATTGTTGGTACGGTACCTACAGTGCTCAGTTTTCTTATTATTTGAATAAGTATTTTGACGGTGGAGTTTTTCTTACTGCAGGTAATTATGGTTTTAGTCAGCCTGATGATATAAAGATGAAGGAGGTCTTATCAGACGACCGTTGTCCAGGATGCTTCGGAAGAAAGGGAATTGGTAACGTAAGCGCAAGATTGTATTCGGCAGGAGCAATGGCTAAGTTTAAGTTCGCTAATGGATTTTTGTTGAATGAAAATTTCCCGGTTCGTCCTTACATTTATGCCGGTGCTTCGGTAGTAGAACTTGTAGATGTAATGAAAATGAAGTGTGTTCAGCCCGGAAGATATTATTCCTTTAATGTTGGGTTCGGTTTTAAATATTATTTAACCGATAATATTAACATAGGATATAATATGGCATTGGGTCGCTTTACATCCGATCACTTAGATTATAAAATAAAGAATGGCGACAATGACATGTACCTTCAACAAACTTTAAATGTAGGTATTGATTTGTTTTAA
- the folD gene encoding bifunctional methylenetetrahydrofolate dehydrogenase/methenyltetrahydrofolate cyclohydrolase FolD, producing MSLIDGKKIAQQLQDEIAAEVKQFVSGGGKVPHLAAILVGDDPASMAYVGSKVKTCEKVGFKSTLKKFPATISEAELLHELDVLNNDNDIDGYIVQLPLPKHINEHKIIEAVKPSKDVDGFHPINVGRLVLDLPTYISATPFGITQLLERYNIETSGKNCVVIGRSHIVGSPMSILMAKNDKFANCTVTLCHSRTKDLKAHCLNADIIIAAIGKPNFVTADMVKQGAVIIDVGINRVDDASLPKGYKLVGDVDFDGCAPKCSYITPVPGGVGPMTIASLIKNTLLAAKKEIYA from the coding sequence ATGAGCCTAATCGACGGAAAAAAAATCGCACAGCAACTTCAGGATGAAATTGCTGCAGAAGTTAAACAGTTTGTTTCAGGCGGAGGTAAAGTACCTCATTTGGCGGCAATATTGGTTGGCGACGATCCCGCATCGATGGCTTATGTTGGTTCTAAAGTAAAAACCTGTGAGAAAGTGGGTTTTAAATCTACACTCAAAAAATTTCCGGCAACTATTTCAGAAGCTGAATTATTGCATGAGTTGGATGTTTTAAATAATGATAATGATATTGATGGTTACATTGTACAATTGCCTTTGCCAAAACACATCAATGAGCATAAAATTATTGAAGCCGTAAAACCAAGCAAAGATGTTGATGGTTTTCATCCGATTAACGTAGGGCGATTAGTATTAGATTTACCGACTTATATCAGCGCTACACCTTTTGGAATTACACAGTTATTGGAACGCTATAACATTGAAACTTCCGGTAAAAATTGTGTGGTTATTGGTCGCAGTCACATTGTTGGTTCGCCAATGAGTATTTTGATGGCGAAAAACGATAAGTTCGCGAATTGCACCGTTACCCTTTGTCACAGTCGTACAAAAGATTTGAAAGCACATTGTTTAAATGCAGACATTATTATTGCTGCCATTGGCAAACCAAATTTTGTAACAGCGGATATGGTAAAGCAGGGCGCTGTAATAATTGATGTTGGAATTAATCGTGTTGATGATGCGAGTTTGCCTAAAGGGTATAAACTTGTTGGCGATGTAGACTTTGATGGCTGCGCTCCAAAATGTTCTTATATCACACCGGTGCCAGGTGGTGTAGGTCCGATGACCATAGCTTCATTAATAAAAAACACGCTATTAGCTGCTAAAAAAGAGATTTACGCTTAA